In one window of Escherichia coli DSM 30083 = JCM 1649 = ATCC 11775 DNA:
- the phnH gene encoding phosphonate C-P lyase system protein PhnH, whose protein sequence is MTLETAFMLPVQDAQHSFRRLLKAMSEPGVIVALHQLKRGWQPLNIATTSVLLTLADNDTPVWLAAPLSNDIVNQSLRFHTNAPLVNQPKQATFAVTDEAISSEQLNALSTGTAVAPEAGATLILQVTSLSGGRMLRLTGAGIAEERMIAPQLPKCILHELTERPHPFPLGIDLILTCGERLLAIPRTTHVEVC, encoded by the coding sequence ATGACCCTGGAAACCGCTTTTATGCTTCCCGTGCAGGATGCCCAACACAGTTTTCGTCGCCTGTTAAAGGCCATGAGCGAGCCGGGCGTGATTGTCGCCCTGCATCAGCTCAAGCGCGGCTGGCAGCCGCTGAATATCGCCACCACCAGCGTGCTGCTGACGCTGGCCGATAACGACACGCCGGTGTGGCTTGCCGCGCCATTGAGCAACGATATCGTCAATCAGAGCCTGCGTTTTCATACCAACGCGCCGCTGGTTAATCAGCCGAAACAGGCGACCTTCGCGGTAACAGATGAGGCGATCTCCAGCGAGCAGCTCAACGCCCTTTCCACCGGCACTGCCGTTGCACCAGAAGCGGGCGCAACGCTGATTTTACAGGTCACCAGCCTGAGCGGTGGGCGTATGTTGCGCCTCACCGGCGCAGGTATTGCCGAAGAACGGATGATCGCCCCGCAACTGCCAAAGTGCATTCTTCATGAACTTACCGAGCGCCCGCACCCGTTCCCGCTCGGCATCGACCTGATCCTGACCTGCGGCGAGCGCCTGCTGGCTATTCCGCGAACCACTCATGTGGAGGTGTGCTGA
- the phnI gene encoding alpha-D-ribose 1-methylphosphonate 5-triphosphate synthase subunit PhnI, which produces MYVAVKGGEKAIDAAHALQESRRRGDTDLPELSVAQIEQQLNLAVDRVMTEGGIADRELAALALKQASGDNVEAIFLLRAYRTTLAKLAVSEPLDTTGMRLERRISAIYKDIPGGQLLGPTYDYTHRLLDFTLLANGETPTLTTADSEQQPSPHVFSLLARQGLAKFEEDSGAQPDDITRTPPVYPCSRSSRLQQLMRGDEGYLLALAYSTQRGYGRNHPFAGEIRSGYIDIFIVPEELGFAVNVGELLMTECEMVNGFIDPPDEPPHFTRGYGLVFGMSERKAMAMALVDRALQAPEYGEHATGPAQDEEFVLAHADNVEAAGFVSHLKLPHYVDFQAELELLKRLQQEQNHG; this is translated from the coding sequence ATGTACGTTGCCGTGAAAGGGGGCGAAAAGGCGATCGACGCCGCCCACGCCCTGCAAGAGAGCCGACGCCGGGGCGATACTGATTTGCCTGAACTGAGCGTCGCCCAGATTGAACAGCAGCTTAACCTCGCGGTAGATCGCGTGATGACCGAAGGCGGTATTGCCGACCGCGAGCTGGCCGCGCTGGCGCTGAAACAGGCCAGCGGCGATAACGTCGAAGCGATTTTCCTGTTGCGCGCCTACCGCACCACGCTGGCGAAGCTGGCGGTCAGTGAGCCGCTCGACACCACCGGGATGCGTCTCGAACGGCGTATTTCAGCAATTTATAAAGACATTCCCGGCGGCCAACTGCTTGGCCCCACCTACGACTACACCCATCGCCTGCTCGATTTCACCCTGCTGGCAAACGGCGAAACGCCAACGCTGACCACCGCTGACAGCGAACAGCAACCGTCGCCACACGTCTTCAGCCTGCTGGCGCGTCAGGGGCTGGCGAAGTTTGAAGAAGATAGCGGCGCACAACCGGACGACATCACCCGCACGCCGCCGGTTTATCCCTGTTCGCGTTCTTCCCGTCTACAACAATTAATGCGCGGTGACGAAGGCTATTTGTTGGCGCTGGCCTACTCCACCCAACGCGGTTACGGGCGCAATCACCCGTTCGCAGGCGAAATTCGCAGTGGCTATATCGATATATTTATTGTGCCGGAAGAGCTGGGATTTGCGGTGAACGTCGGCGAATTGTTGATGACCGAGTGTGAAATGGTCAACGGTTTTATCGACCCGCCGGATGAACCACCGCATTTTACACGCGGCTATGGGCTGGTGTTCGGCATGAGCGAGCGCAAAGCAATGGCGATGGCGCTGGTTGACCGTGCGTTGCAGGCACCGGAATACGGCGAGCACGCAACAGGTCCGGCACAGGATGAAGAGTTCGTGCTGGCCCATGCCGACAACGTCGAAGCCGCAGGCTTTGTTTCGCATCTCAAACTCCCGCACTACGTCGATTTCCAGGCCGAACTGGAGCTACTCAAACGTCTGCAACAGGAGCAGAACCATGGCTAA
- the phnJ gene encoding alpha-D-ribose 1-methylphosphonate 5-phosphate C-P-lyase PhnJ, which yields MANLSGYNFAYLDEQTKRMIRRAILKAVAIPGYQVPFGGREMPMPYGWGTGGIQLTASVIGESDVLKVIDQGADDTTNAVSIRNFFKRVTGVNTTERTDDATLIQTRHRIPETPLTEDQIIIFQVPIPEPLRFIEPRETETRTMHALEEYGVMQVKLYEDIARFGHIATTYAYPVKVNGRYVMDPSPIPKFDNPKMDMMPALQLFGAGREKRIYAVPPFTRVESLDFDDHPFTVQQWDEPCAICGSTHSYLDEVVLDDAGNRMFVCSDTDYCRQQNEAKSQ from the coding sequence ATGGCTAATCTGAGCGGCTACAACTTTGCTTACCTCGACGAGCAGACCAAACGCATGATCCGCCGCGCTATCTTAAAAGCGGTGGCAATCCCCGGTTATCAGGTGCCGTTTGGCGGACGCGAGATGCCGATGCCCTACGGCTGGGGAACCGGCGGCATTCAGCTCACCGCCAGCGTGATTGGCGAAAGCGACGTGTTGAAGGTGATTGACCAGGGCGCAGACGATACCACCAACGCCGTGTCGATTCGTAACTTCTTTAAGCGCGTGACCGGGGTGAACACCACCGAGCGCACGGACGATGCGACACTTATCCAGACGCGTCACCGCATACCCGAAACGCCGCTGACCGAAGATCAGATCATTATCTTCCAGGTGCCGATCCCCGAACCGCTGCGCTTTATTGAGCCGCGTGAGACGGAAACGCGCACCATGCACGCGCTGGAGGAGTACGGCGTGATGCAGGTGAAACTGTATGAAGATATCGCCCGCTTCGGTCATATCGCCACCACCTACGCCTATCCGGTGAAGGTGAACGGGCGCTACGTAATGGACCCGTCGCCGATCCCGAAATTCGATAACCCGAAAATGGACATGATGCCCGCCCTGCAACTGTTTGGCGCGGGGCGCGAGAAGCGCATCTATGCCGTGCCACCGTTTACCCGCGTGGAAAGCCTCGATTTCGATGATCATCCGTTCACCGTCCAGCAGTGGGATGAACCATGCGCCATCTGCGGATCGACCCACAGTTACCTCGACGAAGTGGTGCTGGATGACGCCGGAAACCGCATGTTTGTCTGCTCCGATACCGATTATTGCCGCCAACAGAACGAGGCCAAAAGCCAATGA
- the phnK gene encoding phosphonate C-P lyase system protein PhnK: protein MNQPLLSVNNLTHLYAPGKGFSDVSFDLWPGEVLGIVGESGSGKTTLLKSISARLTPQQGEIRYENRSLYAMSEADRRRLLRTEWGVVHQHPLDGLRRQVSAGGNIGERLMATGARHYGDIRATAQKWLEEVEIPANRIDDLPTTFSGGMQQRLQIARNLVTHPKLVFMDEPTGGLDVSVQARLLDLLRGLVMELNLAVVIVTHDLGVARLLADRLLVMKQGKVVESGLTDRVLDDPHHPYTQLLVSSVLQN, encoded by the coding sequence ATGAATCAACCGTTACTTTCGGTCAATAACCTGACCCACCTTTATGCCCCGGGCAAAGGCTTCAGCGATGTCTCTTTTGATTTATGGCCGGGAGAAGTTCTGGGCATTGTTGGGGAGTCCGGCTCCGGGAAGACCACGCTGCTGAAGTCGATCTCCGCCCGCCTGACACCACAGCAAGGGGAAATTCGCTACGAGAACCGTTCGCTGTACGCGATGAGCGAGGCCGACCGCCGTCGCCTGCTGCGCACCGAATGGGGTGTGGTGCATCAGCATCCGCTTGACGGCCTGCGCCGCCAGGTGTCGGCAGGCGGCAATATCGGCGAACGGTTGATGGCAACCGGAGCGCGTCATTACGGCGATATTCGCGCCACCGCGCAGAAATGGCTGGAAGAGGTGGAGATTCCCGCCAACCGGATCGACGACCTGCCGACCACCTTTTCCGGCGGCATGCAGCAACGTTTGCAGATTGCCCGCAACCTGGTGACGCATCCGAAGCTGGTGTTTATGGATGAACCCACTGGCGGGCTGGATGTGTCGGTACAGGCGCGCCTGCTGGACCTGCTCCGCGGTCTGGTGATGGAGCTTAACCTGGCGGTGGTGATTGTCACCCACGATTTAGGCGTCGCCCGTCTGCTGGCGGACCGTTTGCTGGTAATGAAGCAAGGGAAAGTGGTGGAGAGTGGGTTAACCGACCGCGTGCTCGACGACCCGCACCATCCGTATACCCAGTTGCTGGTGTCATCGGTTTTGCAGAATTGA
- the phnL gene encoding phosphonate C-P lyase system protein PhnL yields the protein MINVQNVSKTFILHQQNGVRLPVLQGASLTVNAGECVVLHGHSGSGKSTLLRSLYANYLPDEGQIQIKHGDEWVDLVTAPARKVVEIRKTTVGWVSQFLRVIPRISALEVVMQPLLDTGVPREACAAKAARLLTHLNVPERLWHLAPSTFSGGEQQRVNIARGFIVDYPILLLDEPTASLDAKNSAAVVELIREAKARGAAIVGIFHDETVREQVADRLHPMGVSS from the coding sequence ATGATTAACGTACAAAACGTCAGTAAAACCTTCATCCTGCACCAGCAAAACGGCGTGCGCCTGCCTGTATTACAAGGCGCCTCACTCACCGTCAACGCCGGCGAATGCGTGGTACTCCACGGCCATTCCGGCAGTGGAAAATCAACTCTGCTACGCTCGCTGTATGCCAACTATCTACCCGACGAAGGGCAAATCCAGATCAAACACGGTGATGAATGGGTCGACCTGGTCACCGCGCCAGCGCGCAAAGTGGTGGAGATCCGCAAAACCACTGTCGGCTGGGTAAGCCAGTTTCTGCGCGTCATCCCACGTATTTCGGCACTGGAAGTGGTGATGCAGCCGCTGCTCGATACCGGCGTACCGCGTGAAGCCTGCGCCGCTAAAGCCGCGCGTCTCCTCACCCACCTGAACGTGCCTGAACGCCTGTGGCACCTGGCACCATCGACCTTCTCCGGCGGCGAACAGCAGCGTGTCAACATCGCCCGTGGCTTTATCGTCGACTACCCCATTCTGCTGCTCGACGAACCTACCGCCTCGCTGGACGCTAAAAACAGCGCCGCCGTAGTGGAACTGATCCGCGAAGCCAAAGCCCGCGGCGCGGCCATCGTCGGTATCTTCCATGACGAAACCGTGCGCGAGCAAGTCGCCGACCGCCTGCACCCAATGGGAGTCTCTTCATGA
- the phnM gene encoding alpha-D-ribose 1-methylphosphonate 5-triphosphate diphosphatase, with product MIINNVKLVLENEVVHGSLEMQDGEIRAFAESQSHLSEAMDGEGGWLLPGLIELHTDNLDKFFTPRPKVDWPAHSAMSSHDALMVASGITTVLDAVAIGDVRDGGDRLENLEKMINAIEETQKRGVNRAEHRLHLRCELPHHTTLPLFEKLVQRELVTLVSLMDHSPGQRQFANREKYREYYQGKYSLTDAQMQQYEEEQLALAARWSQPNRETIAAMCRARHIALASHDDATHAHVAESHQLGSVIAEFPTTFEAAEASRKHGMNVLMGAPNIVRGGSHSGNVAASELAQLGLLDILSSDYYPASLLDAAFRVADDESNRFTLPQAVKLVTKNPAQALNLQDRGVIGEGKRADLVLAHRKGNHIHIDHVWRQGKRVF from the coding sequence ATGATTATCAATAACGTCAAACTGGTGCTGGAAAACGAGGTGGTACACGGTTCTCTGGAGATGCAGGACGGCGAAATCCGCGCCTTTGCCGAAAGCCAGAGTCACCTGTCAGAAGCAATGGACGGCGAAGGCGGCTGGCTGCTACCGGGGCTGATTGAGCTGCATACCGATAATCTGGATAAATTCTTCACCCCGCGCCCGAAAGTTGACTGGCCAGCCCACTCGGCGATGAGCAGCCACGACGCGCTGATGGTGGCGAGCGGCATCACCACCGTGCTGGACGCCGTGGCGATTGGTGATGTACGCGACGGCGGCGATCGGCTGGAGAATCTGGAGAAGATGATCAACGCCATCGAAGAGACGCAGAAACGCGGCGTCAACCGTGCCGAGCACCGTCTGCACCTACGCTGCGAACTGCCGCATCACACCACGCTGCCGCTGTTTGAAAAACTGGTACAGCGCGAACTGGTAACGCTGGTGTCGCTGATGGATCACTCACCGGGCCAGCGCCAGTTCGCCAACCGCGAAAAATATCGTGAATATTATCAGGGCAAATACTCGCTCACCGATGCGCAGATGCAACAGTACGAAGAGGAGCAACTGGCGCTTGCCGCACGCTGGTCACAGCCTAATCGCGAAACTATCGCCGCAATGTGCCGCGCGCGACACATTGCCCTCGCCAGCCACGATGACGCCACGCACGCCCACGTTGCCGAATCCCACCAGCTTGGCAGCGTGATCGCCGAATTTCCCACCACGTTCGAAGCGGCAGAAGCCTCGCGCAAGCATGGCATGAACGTACTGATGGGCGCGCCGAATATCGTGCGCGGCGGTTCGCACTCCGGCAACGTGGCGGCCAGTGAACTGGCACAGCTTGGCCTGCTGGATATCCTCTCTTCCGACTACTACCCCGCCAGCCTGCTCGATGCGGCATTTCGCGTCGCCGATGACGAGAGCAACCGCTTTACGCTGCCGCAGGCGGTGAAGCTGGTGACTAAAAATCCGGCGCAGGCGCTTAATCTTCAGGATCGCGGGGTGATTGGCGAGGGCAAACGCGCCGACCTGGTGCTGGCGCATCGCAAGGGCAACCACATTCATATCGACCACGTCTGGCGTCAGGGTAAAAGGGTGTTCTGA
- the phnN gene encoding ribose 1,5-bisphosphokinase has translation MTGKLIWLMGASGSGKDSLLTELRQREQTQLLVAHRYITRDASAGSENHIALSEQEFFTRAGQNLLALSWHANGLYYGVGIEIDLWLHAGFDVVVNGSRAHLPQARARYQSALLPICLQVSPEILRQRLENRGRENASEINARLARAARYTPQDCHTLNNDGSLRQSVDTLLTLIHQKEKHHACL, from the coding sequence ATGACGGGAAAACTGATTTGGTTAATGGGGGCCTCTGGCTCCGGAAAAGACAGTCTGTTGACGGAACTCCGCCAGCGGGAACAAACCCAGCTACTGGTAGCGCATCGCTACATCACGCGTGATGCCAGCGCCGGAAGTGAAAACCATATCGCCTTAAGCGAGCAGGAGTTTTTTACCCGCGCGGGGCAGAACCTTCTGGCCTTGAGCTGGCATGCTAATGGTTTGTATTACGGTGTCGGCATTGAGATCGACCTCTGGCTGCACGCCGGATTCGACGTCGTGGTTAACGGCTCACGCGCCCACCTGCCGCAGGCGCGGGCGCGTTATCAATCGGCGCTGCTGCCCATCTGTTTACAGGTTTCGCCGGAGATCCTGCGCCAGCGCCTGGAAAACCGTGGCCGCGAAAACGCCAGTGAAATTAATGCCCGGCTGGCGCGCGCCGCCCGCTATACTCCTCAGGATTGCCATACGCTCAATAATGACGGCAGCCTGCGCCAGTCGGTCGACACGCTGCTGACGCTGATTCATCAGAAGGAGAAACACCATGCCTGCTTGTGA
- the phnO gene encoding aminoalkylphosphonate N-acetyltransferase: protein MPACELRPATQYDTDAVYALICELKQAEFDHQAFRVGFNANLRDPNMRYHLALLDGEVVGMIGLHLQFHLHHVNWIGEIQELVVMPQARGLNVGSKLLAWAEEEARQAGAEMTELSTNVKRHDAHRFYLREGYEQSHFRFTKAL, encoded by the coding sequence ATGCCTGCTTGTGAACTTCGCCCGGCAACGCAGTACGACACCGACGCGGTTTACGCGCTGATTTGTGAGCTAAAACAAGCGGAGTTTGACCACCAGGCGTTTCGCGTGGGCTTTAACGCCAACCTGCGTGACCCGAATATGCGCTACCATCTGGCGCTGTTGGATGGCGAGGTTGTCGGCATGATCGGCCTGCATTTGCAGTTTCATTTGCATCATGTCAACTGGATCGGCGAAATTCAGGAACTGGTGGTGATGCCGCAGGCGCGCGGTCTGAACGTCGGCAGTAAATTACTGGCATGGGCAGAAGAAGAAGCCCGCCAGGCCGGGGCCGAAATGACCGAGCTTTCCACCAACGTGAAGCGCCACGACGCGCACCGATTTTACCTGCGCGAAGGCTACGAGCAGAGCCACTTCCGCTTCACCAAGGCGCTGTAA
- the phnP gene encoding phosphonate metabolism protein PhnP — translation MSLTLTLTGTGGAQGVPAWGCECAACARARRSPQYRRQPCSGVVKFNDAITLIDAGLHDLADRWSPGSFQQFLLTHYHMDHVQGLFPLRWGVGDTIPVYGPPDEQGCDDLFKHPGLLDFSHTVEPFVVFDLQGLQVTPLPLNHSKLTFGYLLETAHSRVAWLSDTAGLPEKTLKFLRNNQPQVMVIDCSHPPREDAPRNHCDLNTVLALNQVIRSPRVILTHISHQFDAWLMENALPSGFEAGFDGMDIEVA, via the coding sequence ATGAGCCTGACCCTCACGCTCACCGGCACCGGCGGCGCACAGGGCGTTCCGGCATGGGGCTGCGAGTGCGCGGCCTGCGCCAGAGCGCGACGCTCGCCGCAGTATCGCCGCCAGCCATGCAGCGGCGTCGTGAAGTTTAACGACGCGATCACCCTGATCGACGCCGGGCTGCACGATCTCGCCGATCGCTGGTCGCCCGGATCGTTCCAGCAGTTTTTGCTGACGCACTACCATATGGATCACGTCCAGGGGCTGTTCCCGCTGCGCTGGGGCGTGGGCGACACAATCCCGGTCTACGGTCCACCGGATGAGCAGGGCTGCGACGATCTGTTTAAACATCCGGGCCTGCTTGATTTCAGCCACACGGTGGAGCCGTTTGTGGTGTTTGATTTGCAGGGGTTGCAGGTCACGCCGCTGCCGCTTAACCATTCGAAACTCACTTTCGGCTATCTACTGGAAACGGCACATAGCCGGGTGGCGTGGCTGTCTGACACTGCAGGCCTGCCGGAAAAAACGCTGAAATTTTTACGCAATAATCAGCCACAGGTAATGGTGATTGATTGCAGCCACCCGCCGCGCGAGGATGCACCGCGTAATCACTGTGATTTAAATACCGTGCTTGCGCTGAATCAGGTTATCCGCTCGCCGCGGGTGATTCTGACCCATATCAGCCATCAGTTTGATGCGTGGCTGATGGAAAACGCGCTACCATCGGGGTTTGAGGCGGGGTTTGATGGGATGGATATTGAGGTGGCGTGA
- the yjdP gene encoding DDRRRQL repeat protein YjdP: MKRFPLFLLFTLLTLSTVPAQADIIDDTIGNIQQAINDAYNPDRGRDYEDSRDDGWQRQVSDDRRKQYNDRRRQFEDRRRQLDDRQRQLDQERRQLEDEERRMEDEYGR, encoded by the coding sequence ATGAAACGCTTTCCGCTATTTCTTTTATTCACCCTGCTCACGCTGTCCACCGTTCCGGCCCAGGCCGATATTATCGACGACACCATTGGCAATATTCAGCAGGCGATTAACGACGCTTATAACCCTGACCGTGGGCGAGACTATGAAGATTCGCGCGACGACGGTTGGCAACGCCAGGTGAGCGACGATCGTCGCAAGCAATATAACGATCGCCGCCGCCAGTTTGAAGATCGCCGCAGGCAGCTGGACGATCGCCAGCGCCAGCTTGATCAGGAGCGTCGGCAACTGGAAGATGAAGAGCGGAGAATGGAAGATGAGTATGGGCGTTGA
- the rpiB gene encoding bifunctional allose-6-phosphate isomerase/ribose-5-phosphate isomerase RpiB: protein MKKIAFGCDHVGFILKHEIVAHLVERDVEVIDKGTWSLERTDYPHYASQVALAVAGGEADGGILICGTGVGISIAANKFAGIRAVVCSEPYSAQLSRQHNDTNVLAFGSRVVGLELAKMIVDAWLGAQYEGGRHQQRVEAITAIEQQRN from the coding sequence ATGAAAAAGATTGCATTTGGCTGTGATCATGTCGGTTTCATTTTAAAACATGAAATAGTGGCACATTTAGTTGAGCGTGACGTTGAAGTGATTGATAAAGGAACCTGGTCGTTAGAGCGTACTGATTATCCGCATTACGCCAGTCAAGTCGCACTGGCCGTTGCTGGCGGAGAGGCTGATGGCGGGATTTTGATTTGTGGCACTGGCGTCGGTATTTCGATAGCGGCGAACAAGTTTGCCGGAATTCGCGCGGTCGTTTGTAGCGAACCTTATTCCGCGCAACTTTCGCGGCAGCATAACGACACCAACGTGCTGGCTTTTGGTTCACGAGTGGTTGGCCTCGAACTGGCAAAAATGATTGTCGATGCGTGGCTGGGCGCACAGTACGAAGGCGGTCGTCATCAACAACGCGTGGAGGCGATTACGGCAATAGAGCAGCAAAGGAATTGA